In candidate division WOR-3 bacterium, one DNA window encodes the following:
- a CDS encoding phosphoglucosamine mutase, protein MSEAIFSVSGLRGIAGRGLTAELVSRVTEAFCRLYGPGGFALGRDPRPSGSWVKGVVQKVLSEFRCQVFELGICPTPTAVHFVRQRSLQGGIVITASHNPIEWNGLKLVHPAGRFLFADEIAALDRLMAEGSAGSLFHCAGSESKAVTEADAIDLHITAIRRHPLFAGISAAGLRIGVDAVNGAMSGAAAALLRAFGAEPVTINCEPEKLSQDFPRGPEPVPENLTALCQLVQAERLDAGFAFDPDGDRFSCVDENGVPMGEEVTLGLAALFVLEQRKTDVVVNLSTSRMVDSIAERFGVRVLRTPVGEANVVKGMLEAGAVLGGEGNGGVIFSEINFTRDGLVAAAAVFGLMRKSGKSLGAIRQELPEYHQVKSVVQVQEFDGERLIFILERFGGKVPMVDRSDGIRIDAGDWWVHIRKSNTEPAVRIIAEARSRNLAEELVGQVRQLIEKGG, encoded by the coding sequence GTGTCAGAAGCGATTTTCAGCGTTTCTGGGCTGCGCGGGATTGCGGGCAGAGGGTTGACGGCAGAGCTGGTCAGCCGGGTAACCGAGGCGTTCTGCCGGCTTTATGGTCCGGGCGGTTTTGCCCTGGGGCGGGATCCGAGACCTTCGGGCAGCTGGGTTAAAGGTGTGGTGCAGAAGGTTTTGTCCGAATTCCGCTGTCAGGTCTTTGAGCTGGGCATATGTCCGACACCAACCGCCGTTCACTTTGTCCGCCAGCGGAGTCTGCAGGGTGGGATCGTAATTACCGCCAGTCACAATCCGATTGAGTGGAACGGACTGAAACTGGTACATCCGGCAGGCCGGTTTCTCTTTGCGGATGAGATTGCGGCACTTGACCGGCTGATGGCTGAAGGTAGTGCGGGTAGTCTGTTCCATTGTGCCGGTTCGGAGAGTAAAGCGGTTACAGAGGCTGATGCAATTGACCTCCATATTACAGCAATCCGGCGTCATCCACTGTTTGCTGGAATCAGCGCTGCGGGACTGCGCATCGGTGTTGATGCGGTAAACGGGGCGATGTCCGGTGCGGCAGCAGCACTGCTGCGCGCGTTCGGTGCTGAGCCCGTGACCATAAACTGCGAGCCCGAGAAATTAAGTCAGGACTTCCCCCGTGGGCCGGAGCCGGTGCCGGAAAACCTTACTGCGCTCTGCCAGCTGGTGCAGGCGGAGCGGCTGGATGCAGGTTTTGCCTTTGATCCGGACGGTGACCGGTTCAGTTGTGTGGATGAGAACGGTGTCCCGATGGGTGAGGAGGTGACGCTCGGTCTCGCTGCCCTCTTTGTGCTGGAGCAGAGAAAGACGGATGTTGTTGTCAACCTTTCAACGAGCCGGATGGTGGATTCAATTGCTGAAAGGTTCGGGGTTCGAGTTTTACGTACCCCGGTTGGAGAGGCAAATGTTGTAAAGGGGATGCTTGAGGCTGGGGCAGTGCTTGGTGGTGAGGGAAACGGCGGGGTGATTTTTTCGGAAATCAATTTCACCCGGGACGGGCTGGTGGCAGCGGCAGCGGTCTTCGGGCTGATGAGAAAAAGCGGGAAAAGTCTGGGTGCAATCCGTCAGGAGCTGCCAGAATATCATCAGGTGAAGTCGGTAGTGCAGGTGCAGGAATTTGATGGGGAACGGCTCATTTTCATCTTGGAGCGGTTCGGGGGAAAAGTTCCGATGGTTGACCGGAGTGACGGTATCAGGATCGACGCCGGAGACTGGTGGGTGCATATCCGGAAGAGTAATACCGAACCGGCAGTCCGAATTATTGCTGAAGCCCGGAGCCGGAACCTCGCCGAGGAGCTGGTCGGGCAGGTCAGGCAGCTGATTGAGAAAGGTGGATAA